The nucleotide window AGCTGTGCTACATATAGGCCTTGAAGGCTTGATGCAAAATGTAAGGCGATTgctgccagtggcggagctggGGGTATTggtcacggggggggggggataatggtctgtaggggcgctttcgatactactgtatctatgaggagtgccaccacaggttggcgcagagcgtacagacatttttttgagtaaagacactccctagatcaccggaaatgaccctttccgggccttgctaatttgcagataaacgaagaataaataggtatcatcgccattttgtcagaaaattacaccaacaaaatgtgacaaatgtcaataggtatttgagagcacaATACAAAAGTCAATAACCGCGAATagtaaaatgtggtaaaaagctgaaaagggcgccagcagtccatttgagtccatcagTGGGGGCTTCCGCCCcttctgactgtatggacgctctgccactgatTGCTGCAGCATACATTCAAATCAAATGTAGGCTTTGCCATATGTTAGTCCCTATAGGCCTTGACTGCTACACAGCTAGGAGGCTAAATGAAGTATTGAGTTAGGCCAAACGTTTGGTAGGTAGCGTTAGGCCTGTGTTATAACTTAGTTACTACTTAAGAGTAGACCCAGAGCAGTAACATAACTGGCCTAACTCAAACGTAGTATTACTCTTAaacctaggctaggccttactATACGTTAGTCAGAGTCGACATAGTTAAACTGAACTTCATGTGAATATGCTATTTCTGTGATActgtaaagaaaaaatatatacctGATATTCTAATGTGATTTCCTCGTCCTTGTCAACATCTTCGTAAAAACATTCTTTTGCATTATCATCAAGTTCGAATGTTAGTTCAATTGCATTAGACAACACTGTCAAACACAGCACCATCAGAAACATCAATATTACAGCATTAGCAGACAACGACATTTTGGTTCGGGGAAGGTCTAACCTCGCCAAAATTCCGATGCAATGAGGAAATTAATGTATCAGTAAAATAATAcgctttctttctttatttctcctCAGTTAAATGTTCATTCAGACCACAGACATAACATTACAACTGACTTAACGTTTTAGGTATACTAAATAACGTTAGGCCCGGTATCCTTGACTCTTTGCTTGCACAGCAATTGGCCACATTTAGAAACATCCAACTTGATCTTCCACGTAGGTTATATACGGGTATCAGTTTTGAGAATTAGAGATTCGCAagtatactatacatatacagATAATGCAGTGCAAGAAATTAATTACTGACAAGCATACCTTGCATTTTCTCATTTTTGAAGCTTGGTTTCATACTTAATAGGGAAAAAATAGCGcttattttaaaaaattaagTATTTCAATAactaaatttaatataaatgtgtACTTATGATTCAAAAATACGTTTTATGTTggttataaataattatatttttttttgtaatttgtatatcaGATCTTTGTAGCATAATATCTGTGTTTTAGCCTGCACTTCAGCTAACGCAAGCCAACGTGGCTGTGTAGTAGTAAAGGTGAAAGGTTGCCGAGCTGTATACAACTTACACAAGTAAAACAGTTCACACTCGCCTTAGCACATGCTTTCAtataataatattgtatcataataatataatataaaatacccacaataatattgttgcatatagtaTAACCCGTTTCACAGAGTAGAATACAATAATATGATGTCATAACAATATAAgataaaacatccacaataatattgttgtaCATAGtattaccagggagttgttatggaaacttcCTGGTGTTACATGGTGCAATTAATGATAAATTATGATAACAACTAAATtgtcataataatataagataacacatccacaataatattgttgcatagTACATGGTACAATCATTTgtttattatgataacaattataatgttaatttttcttaatattaCAGCAGGCCTACAaaagtattgtacagtatactagTAAGTGAATCAGCTGTACACGCTGAtccattaaagggtgtgaagactcgcgcacaaagaaacgtctcatgccggtaatctgacttagtttcgaatgacttgtaacagaagtgttatacaccaccatcgatcccagaaaatacacacacagcttgctaccgttggtaattagacactagtgtatagccaatacatacagctacggtcaatacccacaacacagtgtaatggacatctcaggtctagataaaagataacaaggtatcacgtttcattgctgtctgcattttgtagcgacaagaaaactCGACTtgtaagcaacggaaagttaactttctcagaGCGttgcacgcagtttggggcgagtcttcaatacctccTGCATGCTTGGCAGAAATGACTTTATCTACGGAATTATTGCAAGGGTTTAAACTCCCGGTGTAGGCAATTTTACCTGTAATACCCTCACATTCTTCTGCGTTCAGGTAAACTTCCTAAGCTTTGGTTACTGAAATTACTTATGTTTCGTTTATCTTTCGTCTTTAGCTAAGTTTCATTATAGCAGTAGAAGGAGACACGGTACATGTAATCCCTCCCCAAAGAAACCAAGGAAAAGACAATGACGAATAAAAGAAGAAGGATAAATGATCGCAAGTATGGGTAAGATCGACGGTGgaagttttataaattaaatgGAACTAATTTACTCATAATGTGAATAAAGTAGGAGTGTCTTAGTAGCGGATTGGTCACAAACCATTAACCAAATCATATACAGTTTGCATGTTTTGGAAAGATTGATGGCTATCGGCATCGTTGGGGTTGGGGTTAGTATTGGTACCGTAcgtatagatatatgtattgGTAACAGTATTAGCAAAACGGTATAAGTACATATGTATTGGTGTTGATATATTGGTGTTAACATTTGTATTTTGGAATAAGTATTGGtaacattattagtaaaactaTATAAGTAcgtattgatattgatatattggTATATTAACATTGGTATTGGTAACAGTATTAGTATAACGGTATAAGTACGCattgatgttgttataatggtGTCAACATTGGTATTTTGGTATTACTAGTATTGGTAACAGTATTGATATAACGGTATTGGTAAAAGTAGACTATAGTATTACCGTATAAGTATTAGAAggatcatggaggtaaaacctcCATGGTAGGGTTACTGTATTGATGTAGGTATTGGTGTTGATAGTGGTGTTGGAATGATATTAGTTTTTGATACAACATAGTATTGTTGTTGGTACAATATTTCACCATGACCCGGGGAGGCGGTTGGTATTAGtattagtgtatatatatataagtcgtATGTATGGTGTCGGTATTAGTATTGGTGTTggtaaagccggatctcgaaagaaatatactttgaacagacttttgttaattaaatggaggtaaacgacaaaggcgaatgaatatatgtaattgaaatcgtaatgagttgtaaaatccagaacagtgaataaacttccagcctccaccgggattcgaacccgggcctcccgctttatatgcggacacgtACCCTAACAAccataggctatggacgctggttgtatgtccagaggttcgaaaacgGTAAGGACTAAGAAAGGTCATAACATCCATTGTatgcgtttgtcacctgtatcgaacaatatactagttctgttttggtgacatctTTGCCTCACTTTAGAGATCAAATATGATtactcgaagtcatttgtggttcctaaagccggatctcgaaagagatactttgaacagacttttgttaatgaaatggaggaaAACGACacgtcaaatgaatatatataattgaagcCCATGTTTGCCCCTTGTACCTTCCCCCTTCctttggctacgccactgcaccaTATTTGACGATAAGGTGGTTGGATGATACAGTCCTATGGCACGGTTTCTACCAGAAAAGTTAATGTTGAAGAGTTACATAAAATACTGATGGTTCAACCTCATGAGTATGAAATACTATGCCCAATATGCTTATTATAACTGAAAAATCTCAACCACCACTATTTCATAATATTATAATGTCACGATATTCCAATATATCACTAAATCAGCCATCATAAGAGTCTTCGGACATGCCAGTTTCACTGAAACTTCTATGTATACTATAGGGttgcaaaatgaaaatttttactCAGTTCGTTATTCGATGGAGCAATTTTGGTCCGACGCCTTAGCTACTATGAgaataccccctccccacccccgcCCCATGGCTGTATGTTATTATAATTGTATGAGACTAGTCCTTAGAAAAGCAGACGGATACCACCTTCAACATACGGCTGTAATATGACAAGAGCCCAAAATGAGGGCAGCAGATTAAAAATGTTGCTCACATATTACACATCCAGCACTGTTCTGCATAAACgtcaaaacaaatgtttcgCAATCGATCAGAATCAAAACAAACCCAAGTCAGCTGCTTTCAAAACTGATCTAGTCAAGTTAGTGAAGTCTCTTTCGCTAAGCTCTTGCTTCTTTCTCAGGTATATTATCAGCCATATTTAATGAACAACGACTTAAACACAGCTAAGTGAAATCCGCGAGGTAAAATGGTTCATGATTGCAATTTCCCAGAGTTGGGTGATAACGCTAGGCCAGCTATACATGTCttgatatgtgtgtgtgctcGAACTCCACGTCTTATACGCTGCCGAAGGCGTGTAGCATTCCACCCTCGGGACTGTTTGGCCCAAATGTGTTATAGTGTTTCGTTAAGTCCTTGGCTTAATCTACTCTCTGACCTTAATAGGTCTTGGCTATACGTTACTGGTTCCATTTCCACTAGTTCTAGTGATACAAAGTAAGCCTATACGTTAAAGTATGTTTACACTGTTATGCAAATTCAGACCAGGGTACCCAATAAACAATTTAAGTGTCCAGTGTCTTTGTTGTTGATACTGATAGTGATGCATGAATGTTTAAAACTGTTTTGGGGCAATGAAAGCTATTACCCCACTCAGTATATACATGCTTGAAGTGCAGTTTGGCCCAGTACGTACATCTATAGATTCTGCAAGTTAAGTACTATAAATCCTTCCCCTAAAAGCCAAAAGTACATGTTTTAATGTGGAACGAATGTACTAGCAAACAGTAATAATCGCAAAATTTGacttttgcatcaaattttctttgtctttcattATTTAGAACAATTTGCCAACTTCTTTAGTTACACAGTACGTAGAGCTAAAAGCTTAGTGCATAGTGTACAGGAACACCGGTGTTCGTACAGTAGGCATATTGTTTCACATTCATTATGAACAAATAGGCAAACACAGTAAACTAACCTCATTTGATTTAAACAGGTTTATACAGCAGACATAATACATTTACtgattgagaaaaaaaaaaaaaattgttgtgatAGGTTGAGTTTAGAACATTTAGCTGTTGTGACGTTTAAAAGTGTATAAAAGATTGTCTCAAAGTTTGTGCTTTATTGgccccaattatagcacgctatagccaGGATAATTTTTGGGGTtacataatcgacctgccaTGGTTCTAGAATGAATTCTGGCCCTACAATTACTGTAGCTTGCATAGCTTCTTCACACCAtgaggctctttgtgtaaacactgtatGTGGAAATATGTTTATTTCTACAGTTTaattaatcatacagcgttcacacaagaCCTTTCATACAAGAAAAGATAtatggcaggcgttgcagactaatttgTAAAAAGAGGTAAtcttacgaccaaggcaggtcgattacttAATCTGAAGAAATTTTTCCATGATAGCATAATATAgctggggtctatacagcagacctttaaatgAAGTTATAAAGGATTTTTTGAGATTTCGACCAGCCATTTTCATTGTATAAACAGTCTTGATGGTAACATAGAGTAGGTAAGCCTGCCTCTCCATGATTGCATTTTTTTTGGCCATTACTTTGATTGTTAGGCTCATTAATGTTACAGTTGTGAGACTAGATCTGATGTTGCGGTAGTGAAAGTCGCTCTTACAATTTAATAGACAAGAAGTTAAGAGAAAAACTGAAAGTAAACATATAGGCCAGACTCAGGTACTGtaacaaataacaataaagAGCCTGATAACCTGAAATATATCATTGCCACAAAGGTAGaaaagatgatgatgaaattTTCATCCAAATGCATATAGATATAGAGCAACTGAGTTAATGTTAGACTTTGAAGGCTGCAAACTGTGAATGTTTCTAACTGATTGGTATATACAGTATGCCTAATAAGATGTGATACTAAAGTATCACATCTAAAATCCAGAAATGACTTAACTCTTTCTTTGTGATCCAGTTGATGTTTTTGACTTCTAATTAAACTTCTCTTTATTAATTTCCCCTCCCcaatgaattaaaaataataattaaagttaTTAATGTCACTTGTGTTCGACATAGGTGTCAGTCATATTTTGCAAAGCATTCTACTGCAGAAGCAATAACATTTTCCAGTCTGTTATTTCAGTCAACGTTCTGGTACAGTAGTAATAAGAACTTTGCACACTGTATCTCAGTGAACTTTTATCCCTTGTCGAAGGCTAAAGGAATCCAGGTAATTGTGatgttgtgtgtgtgtacagtatatgttgcATACTTGGATTTTCAAAACATGATTACTGAAAAAGTACAGATGGGTTGAACTACACATTCTTCATAAATGGATCCAGCTGAAGGGAATAAAAATTACCTTTCCTTTTGATGGATTTTAACGGTCATCTTGCGGTCAACTGAGGCCAAAGTCATACAATCTTGTAAATGTTTGAAACTACCAAAGtaaacttggtgtgtggattcaccTTAAGGAGTACAAAACTCTATGGTTTTCTatgaaggtcaaagttaatttgagGTTAACAGAGGTCACAGTCTACAAACTCTGTAAACAAGATACCAACAGTAAAAAACTTAATAGAACTTCATACTTGCTTTGTAGATCCACATGTGTACAGTTATAGATATATCTTTTTGTCAATTGAAAACCATGCAGTGTACAATTAAGTGTAACTGTTCACACAGAAAGTGCTTGGCAAGGCCAAATCACTATAGGCGCCTGTACTAGGCTTTCTGGTTCATCTAGTCCCCCTTCAATTCCTTCCAATTCTGAAACAGTATATATTTGCATGAATTTTGACTCTTTTCAGGGTCCAAGATGCAGTTTGGTACGGAGGACGACTATCCGTTATACGATTCGGCAATACATCAAGCAGCTTCCAATGGTGACATCACCATAATTCGTAACCTCCTCGATGGACCAGGTCGCACCCAGAGGGTCAATCTCAAGAACTATTTGGGTTGCACCCCTCTGAGATTGGCTGCCAGTAAGGGTCACTGGGAGTGCGTTCAACTGTTACTCCAATCTGGTGCTAGTATTGAGGAGGGTGACAGGAAAGGTCAAACTGCCCTTTTCATGGCCATAGCTGGAAATCATATTGAATGCGTTAAGCTGTTACTGGCAGCTGGGGCTGATCCCAATGGACGAAGGGAAAATATGTGCACTCCTCTTTACCTAGCTGCTTGTGCTGGGTTTGTCGAATGCATTGATCTCTTACTAGATGCTCACGCAGATGTCAACAGAAAGCACACGGATGTCGACTGGCTGACATTCCTGACCGATCCGTTGTGTGTCAGCATCGAAAAGAATCACCTTGAATGCTTTCGGCTTCTTCTCATGGCAGGGGCTGACATGTCCTGTGGACAGGGTGTCTCTGGATTACGCCACCTAACACTTCAAGCCTTGCAAAAGAATGATCCGCGATATTTACAGATGCTACTGGAATTTGGTTTGTCTCTGCAAATCACAGACTTAAATCACCAGCAATTTACATTACAGAAAGAGAAATTTACTCCTGGAATGTACACATTTTTGCAGATTGCTCTCAGTAAGTATCATCATTAACATAATTTCATGAACTAGGAATATTTACTGAAAGTAATTTCATTGTGTACTTTAACTTAAATAGGCTCATAACTAATTTTGGTATGTTATAGACCATTAAAATACACTGCAGCTTTTAGTCCAGGGttgtatttttcatatttacctcttaatttttgagaaatgggCCCTGCATAATGTGTTAGCTAGATTCATCAAAAGTGGCTAATTAATCTTCAAACAGTTTCCTCAATAGAAAACCATAAGTCTTCTACACTCATTTAAAATAGTGGTGTTAACTACCATGTactgtcccctcccccccttttcTATCcaacacaaaacattaaaagtaGTCCTTAGCATTACCTTGCATGTATACCTCATTATGGATGAAATTTACAGCTTAAATGTGCTCCAGAATGCACAATTTCACGTCTGATATTTATTCCTCGCCGGAGGCAAAAgaaatctatgcaatggtgatggcatgtgtgtgcatctgtgagtGTGTATGAATGTGAgacttgcttgtaaacaaggTAATTCAAAAAGTGAATGGTGGataaacttcatacttggtatgttgaCTGGGAAGCGACTGCAGTGGCATAAACAGACATTTGGGGACTAAGGGGTACAGCAAAATGAGAGTCACatgggtgggaggagggggatgggCACAGAATGCGGGTAATAATAGATTGCGCCAGTATGAATGCAATTTCAGTGTTTCCAAAACACGAATTAGCTTCACAAAGCCTTCACAGAATTTTGGAGGTAGACATATAGGCCAATTATAGTCAGTAGAAGTCAAAGAGTATTGTATCA belongs to Apostichopus japonicus isolate 1M-3 chromosome 4, ASM3797524v1, whole genome shotgun sequence and includes:
- the LOC139966451 gene encoding ankyrin repeat and SOCS box protein 1-like, whose translation is MQFGTEDDYPLYDSAIHQAASNGDITIIRNLLDGPGRTQRVNLKNYLGCTPLRLAASKGHWECVQLLLQSGASIEEGDRKGQTALFMAIAGNHIECVKLLLAAGADPNGRRENMCTPLYLAACAGFVECIDLLLDAHADVNRKHTDVDWLTFLTDPLCVSIEKNHLECFRLLLMAGADMSCGQGVSGLRHLTLQALQKNDPRYLQMLLEFGLSLQITDLNHQQFTLQKEKFTPGMYTFLQIALSNARPLQDLCRFTVRRAIGLRNMSCLVKKLPLPGKLQDFIVFR